The window ATCGCCGCGGCGAACGCGTAGCCGATGAAGTAACCGCGCGCGCTGGCGATCTTGACCTCGGGATGATCGAGCGGATCGTGATTATCGTGGGACATCAGATGGCACCCCTCAGATAGACGAAGGAAAACACGCACACCCAGATCACGGCCTGGAAGTGCCAGAACAGCTTGAGGTTGAGCAGCCGGTAGACGATGTCGCCCTTGAAGCCGTCAGTGGCGACCTGGATCAGCATGACGATCATCCAGATCAGGCCGAACACCATGTGCACGCCGTGGGTGAGGACGATGGTCCAGTAGGCCGACAGGAATCCGCTGCGCGCCGGGACGGCGCCCTGGGCCACCAGGTCGACGAACTCATGCGTATCCATGCCGATGAAGACCACGCCCAGCGCGAAGGCGACGAACAGCCAGAACAGCACGCCCGACTGACTGCCGTGCTTGAGCGAGTTCATCGCCAGGCCGTAGGCGAACACGCTGGAGAACACCACCAGGGTTTCCCAGAAGGCGTACAGGGGATGGACGATGTCCCGGGCCGTCGGGCCGCCTGCAGTGTGGTGTACGTAGACGCCGTAGGACGCGAACAACGCCGCGAAGATCATCGCGTCGCTGATCATGTACAGCCAGAACCCGAGGGTTCGGGTCGAAATCACATCGTGGCCGTGGTGCTCGTAGTCCCAGAGCGAGGCATTGCCGGGATCGACGGTCTCTGCGCTGTGTGAACTCATGATTCGCTACTCCAAACGTAAGCTTTGACAATAAACAACCGGTTCCTATCCCTGCGCGTTCCCCGGCGTGTCTGCGTCGGGGAACGGCGGGAAGCGTTCAGTCGCCCTTGAGTTTGTTCCACGGCGCCCGCGACGCGGCCGGCACACCGCCGCCCACGGCGCCGCCACCGACCTTCTCGCCGGCCGATTCGACTTCGCGTGCACGGTCCAGGTAATCCTGTTCCATGGCGGCAACCTCGGCGGCGGGAATGATGTAACCCGTATCCTTCTCGAAGGAGCGGACGACGATGGCGACGATGATGGCCAGGAAGCTGAGACCGGCCAGCCACCAGATGCGCCAGATCAGGGCGAAGCCGAGCACCAGCGACAGCATGCCGAGAATCAGCGGCACCATGGTGTTCTTGGGCATGTGAATGTCCACGTAATGATCGGGCTTGAGGCTGTCCAGCTTGTTCTCCCGGCGCCAGGCCCACTCGTCACGTGCATGCACCATGGGCGTGACGGCGAAGTTGTAGAACGGCACCGGCGAATGCGTGCCCCACTCCAGGCTGCGCGAGGTACCCCAGGCATCCGCGCCGACCCGCAGGTCGTGGCGGTTGCGGATGCTGACCACGACCTGCGCCAGGAAGAAGAACACCGACACGGCATAGAAGCCGACACCCACCAGCTCCGCCAGGATCAGCGGATACCAGGCCGGATGCGAGATGTAGTCCAGGCGGCGCGTCATACCCATGAAGCCGAGGATGTACATGGGGATGAACACCATGATCGAGCCCAGGGTGAAGGACCAGAAGAAGCGCTTGCCGAGACGTTCATCCAGCTTGAAGCCGAACACCTTGGGGAACCAGAAGGTGACGCCGGCAAACGCGGCGTAGGCCACCAGCAGGAACATGTTGTGGAAGTGCGCGATCACGAACACGCTGTTGTGCACGATGTAGTTGATCGCGGGCACCGCCAGCATCATGCCGGTCATGCCGCCGCTGATCAGCAGGAAGATGGTGCCGATCGCCCACAGCATCGGGGTGTCGAAACGCAGACGTCCGCGATACATGGTGAACAGCCAGTTGAACACCTTCACCCCGGTGGGGATGCCGACCAGCATGGTGGCGATACTGAAGTAGGCGTTGACGTTGGGGCCGGCACCCATGGTGAAGAAGTGATGCAACCACACGCTCCAGGACACCGCGGCGATGGCCATGGAGGCGACCACCATGGTGACGTAGCCGAACAGAGTCTTTTGCGAGAAGGTCGGGACGATCTCGGAGATCATGCCGAAGGCCGGCAGCACGACGAAGTACACCTCCGGGTGACCCCAGATCCAGAACAGGTTGGTGTACATCATCAGGTCGCCGCCGAGGCTGGCGGTGAAGAAGTGCGTGCCGAGATAGCGGTCGAAGGTGAGCAGCGCCAGCGTCACGCCGAGCACGGGGAAGGACGTCAGCGCGATGATGTTGGTCGCCAGGGTGGTCCAGCTGAACACCGGCACGCGGCCCCAGGTCATGCCCGGCGCGCGCATCTTGATGATGGTGGCGATCAGGTTGACCGCACCCAGCGTGGTGCCCACGCTGCCGATCTGGATAGACCATATCCAGTAGTCCACCCCGACCCCCGGACTGTACGGCAGCTCCGTGAGCGGTATCAGCCCCACCCAGCCGGCGTGCGAGAAGTCGCCGACGAACAGCGAGATCATCACCAGCGCCGCGGCCGAGACCGTCAGCCACAGGCCGAGCGCGTTGAGATAGGGATAGGCCATGTCGCGCGCGCCGATCTGCAGCGGCACGACGATGTTCATGATGCCGACCAGGATCGGCGTCACCGCCAGCAGAATCATGATCATGCCGTGCGCGGTGAATACCTGATCCAGATGATACGGCGGCAGGTAACCGTGCGCGGCGCCCATGAAGCCCGGCGAGCTGGCGCCCACGGCCATGGCCTGCTGGGTGCGGATCATCACCGCGTCGAAGAAGCCGCGGAACAGCATCACCAGGCCGACGATGATGTACATCACGCCGATCTTTTTGTGATCCACGGTGGTGAGCCAGTCGCTCCACAGCGTGCGCCACTTGCCCGCGCAGGTCAGCCAGAACAGGGCGATGGCGCCGCCGACCAGGGACAGCTCGAAGGCGAAAAAGATGACGGGGTTGTTGTACTGATACTGGAGAATAAGGCCGAGGCGCCCGAAGATCGGATCCCATGGCCCTTGGAGGTTCACAAGCATGGTTGTACTCCGTTCTTAGTTGGTGCGTTCGGTGAATTCAGGTGCCTGCATGTTTTCCGTGAAGGCATAGGGCGTCGGATAGACCTTGCCCGCCTTGACCTCCTGGATCACATGTTTGAACAGACCGGGCTGGACGTTCGCGAAATACACGCTCTTGCCGCTGGTGTTCACGGTGGGCTGGGCGAATTTGTCGAATGCGGCGTAGGTCAGCTGCGCCTTGGCGCCCTTCACGCCGGCCACCCATTGCCCGAACTGCTGTTCGTTCAGCGCCTTGACCTTGAAGTCCATCCAGGAAAAGCCCGGACCGCTCAACGTCGCCGCCAGGCCGTGATACTCGCCCGTGTGATCGGCGATCATCGCCTGTTTGGTGCGCATGCCGGGCATGGCGTAGATCTGGCCCACCAGCTGGGGAATGAAGAAGTTGTTGGTGACGGTGGTCGAGGTCAGGCGGAAGTGCACCGGCACGTGGGTCGGCACAACCAGTTCGTTGGCGCTGGCGATATGCAGCTTGGGATATACGAACAGCCACTGCCAGTCGGTTGAGATCACATCGACCTCGAGCGGCGCGATGCCCTGCCGCGTGGTTTCGACCACGCTCTTCTTGGCGAGGACCTCGGGACCGTAGGGATTCACGGCGTGGATGCCGACGTAGGAGTAATAGCCGAGTATCGCGACGATCACCAGAGGCACGCCCCAGACGACAAACTCCAGCACGTTGGAATGCGCCCAACCGGGTTCGTGCCGGGCCTGCGCCGCGGCGCGGTAGCGCCACAGGACCCAGATGGTCAACGCGGTCACCGGAATGATGACGACCAGCATCACCAGCACATCCAGAATCATGTAGTGCAGCTCTGCGCTGGCGATCGGCCCCTTGGGATCGAACAGCCAGTAGTGCTTATCACTGCAACCGCTCAACAACAGCAACGGAAACAGTGCGAGCATGCGTGTCATACGCGGGAAAACCTGCCATCTCGTCATCAGTCGCCTTCCTCTAAACGCGTGAAGGAGCGAATGGGGCAACTCGTGTTCTGCTGTGAGATTGATGACCAAATGGCTAACGGCGTCAGGGCCGCCAACATCACCGTACCGTTCCCCAACGATCCGGTTTTCGTCATGCACTGAGCAACAACGGCGTAACAACTGCGCGTTTAAAACTTCAGGGTGTACTTGCCGCTCATCCCACAGCCCCATTCGCCAAGTCCGTTAATTACGGCGGTTCCGTCTGCACAACGACGGATTCCCGCCAGCCCGTTGGCTTCAGCCTTGGAGTCTGTGTAGTCGCCCGGGTCAGGCATCCATGCGCATGTGCAGCGCGCCGCATCCGGATTCGCCCGCGGGCGGGCAAAACCGTTCGAGACACGCGTGCTGAAGTGACACCAACACCGCCCCCTCAGGTTGGTGATGGCTGGCTTATTGCCCCGCGCCGCCGCTTCGGCCGCCTGGTTCAATTCCGCCGATAACCCGGTTTTTTCAAACCTCGAACGGGTCTGATATGCGCGGCCGATAAGAATTCCATAAAAATTTAATATTCGAGCATAAGAAATCCCTTAAATGACAACGGGTTAGCAGGCCGATTTACGCTAAGCCATTAAATTTAAAGGAAAAATACAGATCAGAAATTACGTCCGACCGCATTGAAACAGATCAAGTTCGATGAAAAAAATATTTACCGGACGCGGAATTCGCGGTGCCACAGGGCCATGACCACATCCTGTTCAGGGATATTGACGGCGCCGGGAGGGGGGATTTGCCGCCAAGAAACGGCGGCAGGTGGCAGGCCGTTGGAATCGGACCGGGCCCGGCCGCACAGGAGTCAGCCCGGCGGGCCTTCCAGCAACTCGCGGATTATGCCAAGCAACCGTTCGGTGACGCCCCGATTGGATTCGACCACCTGACGCCCGCTTTCCCCGATGTGACGTCGCTTGTCGTCATCCGTGAGCAGGTCTTCCAGCCAGGCGGCGATGGCGACGGTATCGTCGGCGTGCACCGCGGCGCCGGCCTGAAACAGGCGCGCATAGACCTCGTTGAAGTTGAAGATGTGCGGACCGGTCAGCACCGGGAGGCCGAGCGCGGCGGGCTCGAGCGGATTGTGTCCACCGATGGGAATCAGGCTGCCGCCGACGAAGGCCGCGTCCGCCGCGGCATACAGAGCCAGCAGTTCGCCCAGGGTATCGCCGACCAGCACCTGGGTATCCGGGGCGCATGCGGCGCCGGTGCTGCGCCGCATGGAACGCAGGCCCTGCTCCCTGCACAGCGCGGCGACCTCATCGAAGCGTTCCGGATGGCGCGGCACCAGAATCAGGAAGGCATCGGGCAGTTTTTCGAGCACGCGGTGATGCGCGTCGAGCAGGATATCGTCCTCACCCGCATGGGTGCTGGCGGCAATCCACACCGGCCGGCTGCCCAGACCTTCGCGCAATGCCTGTCCCTGCGCGACCTGTTCCTCCGGCACCGAGATGTCGAACTTGATGTTGCCGGTCTGCTGCACCCGCTCGCCTGGCGCGCCCAGCTCCAGAAAGCGCTGCGCATCCTGTTTGCCCTGCGCCGCGATGTGACTGATGTGCCAGAGGGTGCGGCGGGTGAGCGAAGCGAAGCGCGCATAACCGCGCGCGGACCGCTCGGACAGACGGGCATTGGCGATCATCAGCGGGATGTCGCGCCGGGCGCAGGCGGCAAACAGGTTGGGCCAGAGCTCGGTTTCCATGATCACGGCGATCAGCGGGCGCGTCTTGCGCAGGAAGCGGCGCACCACGTGCGGCAAGTCGTAGGGCAGATAGCAGTGATCCACGCTGTCGTGAAACAGCCGCCGGACCTGAGCCGAACCGGTAGGCGTGGTCGTGGTCACCAGGATGCGGTGGCCGGGGAATTCCGACTGCAGACGGCGGATCAGCGGCGTACTGGCGATGACCTCACCCACCGAAACGGCATGCACCCAGATGCGCGGCACGTTGGGCAGCCGCGGGTAATGCGCGAAACGTTCGGCGATGCGGCGGTGATAATCGGGATTGGCGCGACCGCGCCAGTACAGGCGCGCAATCACCAGGGGAGTCAGCAGATAAAGCAGCAGGCTATACAGGATGCGCATGCGTTGGACTTGAGATGTTCGGGATTGATGGTGCCCAGCACCACGCTGCTCACGCCGGGCTGGGAGAAGACGAAGCGCAGCGAGGTCTCGACCGGATCGCCGCCCTCCAGGCGATGCAGATGACCGCTCATGAACGCCTTCTTGATCAGCACACCCTTGTGGTGGGTGGCGGCAGCCTCGAGCACCGGCAGCTCATCGGTGTATTCGGGATTGCAGGTGGCCATGACGATGTCGCAATGCTCCACCACCCACAGACCGCCTTCGACGGTCTTGGTGGACATGCCATAAGCACGGATCAGACCTTCCTGCTTGAGCCTGTCCAGCGTTTCCAGCACCGGCTCTTCATGAATGATGCGCATGTCGTCGCCGTCGGAGTGCACCAGCACCGCATCGATGTAATCGCGACCCAGGCGTCTGAGGCTGCGCTCGATGCTCGCGCGGGTTCCCGCGGCGCTGAAGTCGAAGCTCGACTGCCCGTCTTCGAAGCTTTCGCCCACCTTGCTGACGATGATCCAGTCGCCGGTGTCGGGCAGCAGCTTGCCGAGACGTTCCTCGCTGGTGCCGTAGGCGGGCGCGGTGTCGATGAGGTTGATGCCCAGCTCGCGCGCCAGGGCCAGCAGGTCGCGCACCTCGGCATCGTCCGGCAGCTCGAAACCACTGGGATATTTCACGCCCTCGTTGCGGCCGATCTTGACTGTCCCCAACCCCAGGACGCTGACCTGCATGCCGGTGCTGCCCAACGGCCTCAGCTCCATGTGCGGCCCTCCACGTCCCACGGGTAGGGGGCAACCTCGGGGCGCGGCCATTCATCCAGTCCCGGCAGTCCCTCTGCCTGCGTGGGCGTATCCAGTCCCAGCCCGTCCATGACCATCTCGGCCAGACGCGGAGCCAGGGCCAGCTTGGTCGGCCAGGCCACGCCGACCGGGCCGGACCAGTTCAGGACGGGCAGGTCCGGCCGATGCCCGCCGGGCTGGCGGCCCTCCGCGCGGTCGACCCGCAACGTGGCCCATTCGGTATGGGCGAGATCGACCCAGGGCAGGATCTCCGCCAGTTCCGCATGCGCGGCATGAAGCTGTTCGTCGTGGGTGCGGTTGGCGCCGATTTCGGCTACCTGCCCGCCGACGTACCAGACCTGTCGCCCGGCGCGGTCGCGGTTGCTGGTGATGGTGGCACGCGGATTGGCGCTGACGCCCAGGCAATGGGCGTACAACGCGGGCAGTTCGCCGCGCACCATGACCATCTGCAGCGGGCGGCGCTGCATGGGTGCGGCAGCGGCCGGCAGGGCGCGGGCCAGTGCTTCGTTGCCCGCCCCGGCGGTGAGGATCACGCGTCGCGCCCGCAGGCTCAGTTGCTCGCCGCTTGGCGCGCGCACCGCCATGCGTACCCCGTCGTCGCCTATCTCGAGCCTGACCGCATTCGGATCGATATGCAGCAAGCTGTCGGCATACGCGTCACTGAAGGCGCTGAGCAGGGTTCGCGTGTCGAGCACCGGCTCGTCGAGCTGATAGAGGCTGCCGTGAAAGGCGCGCTCGGCGAACGGTTCGGGATGCCGGTCGCGTTGCAGCGGCTGCATACGCGCCTTCATCGCCTTGCCCGCAAAAAAACCGGTGAGCTTCGAACCCAGCGACTCGGTGGTCCACAGGTACTGATGTTCGGAAAGAATCGTGGCCCGGCTGAGATCCGGTTCGCCCTGCCCCTGCAGGGCGGCGCGCCAGATGCCGGGCATGGCGCCGATGGCCTCGGCGGCCCCGCTCAGCTTGCCCGTGAGGGAATACTTGGTGCCGCCATGGATGATGCCCTGCGAGGCCACGGTCTGACCGGGGCCGAGGGCATGCCCTTCGCACAGCACGCACGAGAACCCGGCGTGACGCAGACGGGCCAGCAGCCACAATCCGGCGATTCCACCGCCGACAATGGCTACGTCGACCTGTGCCTCGCTGGTCACTCTCAATCTTCCCGCGGCCTGCTTTGAATCCGCGCGATGGTACCGGTGGTGGACACACCTTCTATATAAGAGAGCACCACGACCTCGCCACCCGCCTCGCGCACGCAGCGGTTGCCGGGAATCTTGTCGGGATCGTTGTCGCCGCCCTTGACCAGGAAATCGGGATTGACCGCGCAGATCAGGCGTTCGGGCGTGTCCTCCCCGAACGGCACCACCCAGTCCACGGCCTGCAGGGCGGCCAGCACCGTCATGCGATGCTCCACCGGATTGACCGGCCGTGTCTCGCCCTTGAGCCGGCGCACGGATTCGTCGGTATTCACCGCCACGATGAGGCGGTCGCCCAGCGACCGGGCCTGGTTGAGATAGGCGACGTGGCCGGCGTGCAGGATGTCGAAGCAGCCGTTGGTCATGACGATGCGCTCGCCGTGCGCGCGCGCGTCTTCGACGGTCTCGAGCAGTTGCTCTTCCGTCATCACCCCGCGCAGGGCGTTTTCGTCTTCCTGCAGGGCACGACGGATCTCGGCCACGCTCACGGTGGCGGTGCCGACCTTGCCGACCACCACGCCGGCGGCCGTGTTGGCGAAGACCGTCGCCTGCGGCTCGCTGGCGCCGGCGGCCATGGAGGCGGCCAGCACCGAGATCACGGTATCGCCCGCGCCGGTGACGTCGAACACGTCGCGCGCGCGGGTGGGCAGGTGCAGGGGCTCCTCGCCGGTGCGCAGCAGGGTCATGCCGCGCTCGCTGCGGGTGATGAGCAGGCCCTCCAGGGCGTGGCGGGCCATGAGCTCCATGCCGCGCTGTACCAGCAGCTCCTCGTCATCCCCCACCGGTCCGACCACCGCCTCGAACTCGCGCAGGTTGGGGGTCACCAGGGTCGCGCCGTGATAATCGGCGAAGTCGTTGCTCTTGGGATCGACCAGCACCGGCAGGCCGCGTTCGCGCGCCAGGCGGATCAGCTCGCGTATCGGCTTGAGCGTGCCCTTGCCGTAGTCGGACAGCACCACGACGTCGGCCTGGTCCAGGGCACGCTCGAAGGTGCTGCCCAGGGCCTGATGGTCGGCCGCGGCGAAACCGCCCTCGAAATCGAGCCGGATGAGCTGCTGATGGCGGCTCAGGATACGCAGCTTGGTGATGGTGGGCTGACCCTCGACCCGCACGAAGCGACAGTCGACGCTGGCCTGGTTCATCAGGCGTTCCAGGCTGTCGGCGGCCTCGTCATAGCCGGCCATGCCGACCAGGGTGACATGACCGCCCAGGGCGGCGATGTTGAGGGCCACGTTGCCGGCGCCGCCGGGACGTTCTTCCGCACCGCCGACATGCACCACCGGCACCGGGGCCTCCGGCGAGATACGCGAGGTGTCGCCGTGCCAGTAGCGGTCGAGCATGATGTCGCCGACCACCAGGACGCGGGCGCGGGTGTAATCAGGGATCTGGAGTTTCATGGGTTAGCCCGTAATCGGCGCGCATAATAGCACAGCACCACTGGTTTCCCTGTCCCTCCCCGCCCCGGTCCAGTAAAATTCGGCGTTTGGGCTAAGCAGTTGTATCTTGTGTCAAAAGCATCGTTCCAACCCGCGCTGTTGCATCCGCGCCACTGGCCGGTCTGGCTCATTGTCGGCCTCCTGCGGCTGCTGCTGTTGCTGCCTTTTCGCGTCCAGCTGGCGCTGGGCCGCGGCATCGGCCGGCTGTTCCTGCTGCTCGGCAAACGCCGCGCACGCATCGCGCGCATCAATCTCGAATTGTGTTTTCCCGAACTGAGCGCGGAGGAGCGCGAACACGTGCTGCGCCGGCATTTCGAATCCGTCGGCATCGGCGTCTTCGAACTGGGCATGGCGTGGTGGGCCTCCGACCGGCGCATGAAACGCCTGGTGCACATCGAAGGCCTGGAACACCTGCGCGAGGCCTTCGCGCAGGGCAAGGGCGTGATCCTGCTGTCCGCGCACTTCACCACCCTGGAGATGGGCGGCCGCTTCCTGGCGTTGCAGGCGCCCGACCTGCCCATGGCCGCCTTGTACCGCCAGAACGAAAATCCGGTGCTGGAGCACCTGATCATCACCAAGCGCACCCAGCTGTGGGGCAGACCGATTCGGCGCGAAGACGTGCGCACCATGCTGCGCACGCTCCGGGACGGCAAGATCGTGTGGTACGCATCGGACCAGAACTTCGGCCACAAGGGCAGCGTGTTCGCGGACTTCTTCGGCGTGCCCGCCGCCACCAATACGGCCACCACCCGCCTTTCCGGCATGACCGGTGCGCCGGTGGTGCCGTTTTTCACCCGCCGCCTGGACGACGGCAGCTACGTACAGACCATCTCCCCGCCGCTTGAGGATTTCCCGGGCGAGAACCCCGAGGCCGACGCCACGCGCATCAACCTGATCATCGAGGACTGGGTGCGGCAGGCACCGGAACAGTATTTCTGGCTGCACCGGCGCTTCAAGGACCGGCCCGGCGACGAGCCGCGGTTTTACTGATTCATGCGCATCCTGGTCATCAAATTCCGCAACATCGGCGACGTGCTGCTGACCGCGCCGCTGGTCTCCACCCTGCGCCATGCCGCCCCCGACAACCGGGTGACGGCACTGGTCAAGGCGGGGACGGAGGCCATGCTGGAAGGACATCCCGACCTCGAAGAGGTGCTGGTTTATCCGTCGCGCGGGAAGGGGGAATCGCGTTTCGCCTTCTTTCGGCGCCAGCTGCGCTTTTTCCGCGAACTGCGCGCGCGGCGTTTCGACCTGGCCATCACCACCACGGAAGGCGACCGCGGGGTGATCGCGGCCTGGCTGTCGGGCGCCAGGTGCCGCCGCGGACCGTTCCGCCCCGGCAAGGACAAGCTGTTCCGCCGCCTGTTGCTGACCCGGGCGGTGCGACCGCGTCCCGGCAGGCTGCACACGGTGATGCGCAACCTGGAGCTTCTTCCAGAGGAAATGGGCCCGCCACGGACCGAAGTACAGCTGACGGTATCCGAAGCGGACCGGCAGTTGGTCAGGACGCTGCTGAGCGAGGCGGGCTGGCAGCCGGACCGGCCGCTGGTCCATGTGCACCCGACCTCGCGCTGGTTCTTCAAGTGCTGGACCGATACCGCCATGGCGGCCGTCATCGATCATCTCATCGAGCACCTCGGCGTGCAGGTGGCGCTGACCTGCGGCCCCGACAAGCGCGAACGCGCCAAGCTGGACGAGATCATGCGCCTGTGCCGTCAGCATCCCATCGACCTGGGCGGGCGGCTCACCCTCAAGCAGACCGCGGCGGTAAGCGGCCTGGCGCGGCTGTTCTTCGGCGTGGATACCGCGCCCATGCATATGGCCGCCGCCATGGGCACGCCGGTGGTGGCCCTGTTCGGCCCTTCCGGCGCCTTCGACTGGGGCCCGTGGCCGAACGGCTGGCAGGGCGACGATACGCCTTATCCTTCGCGCTGCGGCTCGCAAAGCGCCGGTCCGCATCACGTCATTCAGCAGCCGTGGTCGTGCGTGCCCTGCGGCGAGGACGGCTGCGGCGGCAGCAAGCGCTCGGACTGCCTGGAACACCTGTATCCTGAAGAGGTTCTGCCCGTGCTGGAGGCGGCGCTCGGCAAATGATCACCGTATTGCACACCGAATCCTCGCTGGGCCTGGGCGGCCAGGAAAAGCGCATCCTGCGCGAACTGGAACTGATCGACCGCAGCCGTTTCCGCCCGCTGTACCTGTGCCAGCCGGGCGCCAAGTCCATCGCACCCGCCGAGGCGCTGGACGTGCCCGTCTCGACGATACGCATGCGCAACGCCTTCAACCCGGTGACGATTCTCGGCATCGCGCGGCTGCTGCGCCGCGAGCGGGTGGACGTCGTACACACACACAGCTCGCGCGATGCCTGGCTGACCGGCATGGCGGCGCGGCTGGCCGGCATCCCGGTGGTGCGCACCCGTCATCTGCAGACCCCGATCGGCGGTCCGTTCGTCTACGCCAGGCTGGCCGACCGGGTGGTGACCGTCAGCGGACAGGTGCGCGAATACCTGGTCTCCGAAGGCGTACCCGCCGATCAGGTGCTGAGCATCCCGACCGGCATCGACCTGCAGCGCTTCGATCCCGACCGCAACGACCTGAAGGACATTCGCACCGAGTTCGGCATCGCGCCCGATGCGTTCGTGATCGGCATCATCGCCGTGCTGCGCAAGGCCAAGGGGCACCACCACCTGCTCGCGGCCTTCGCTCGCCTGGCCGCCGACCATCCGCGCCTGCACCTGCTGATCGCCGGCGACGGACCGCAGTGGGACAACCTGCACGCCCTGGCCGAACAGCTCGAGCTGGGCGACCGCGTCACCTTCACCGGCCATCGCACGGACGTGCCGGATATCCTCAACGCCCTGAACCTGTTCGTGCTGCCCTCGCACATGGAGGCGCTCGGCACCGCCCTGCTGGAGGCCATGGCCATGGGCGTGCCCGTCGTGGCTTCCGACGTGGGCGGCATTCCGGAGGCCGTGGGCGAAGCCGGTGTGCTGTGCGCCGCCGAGGATACCGACGGCCTGGCCGCGGCCGTGCAGGGCGTGGTCGACGACGACACCCTGCGCCTCACCCTGATCGAACAGGGCCGCTACCGGGCGCGCGAACTGTACGACCAGAATCTGATGGTCCGCAGACTCGAAGACCTGTACGAATCCCTGCTGGGCAAGCATCAATGAACGCCCGCATCGTCCCTGTCCTGATGTATCACCACGTCACGGCCGAGCCGGGGCTGGTGACGGTCAGCCCCGAACATTTCGAGCAGCAGATGCGCTGGCTGAAGACGCGCGGCTATCACACGGTTCGCGCGGACGAACTGCTCGGCTTCGTGCGCGGCGAACAGGCGCTGCCCGCACGCAGCGTGATGATCACCTTCGACGACGGCTACCTGGACAATTACGTGCACGCCTATCCCGTGCTGCAGAAGCTGGGACTGCATGCGGTGATCTTCGCCGTCACGCGCTGGATCGGAAACGGCGCGACCCGCCCCCATGCCGGTCAGCCGGGTGAACCGCCCGCAACACCCGGACACAAGGCCTGCAAGCACGCCATTGCCGAAGGACGCGCCGATGAGGTCATGCTGCGCTGGTCCGAGATCGTGGCCATGGAGGCGGAGGGCAGCATCGAGGTGCATTCCCATACCCACAGCCACGTACGCTGGGACCGGGAGCACGCGGACGAGCGGGAGCGTATCCAGGCAGTGCAGAACGACCTGCAGCGCAGCCACCACGAGCTGTACGAACAACTGGGCCGGCGCAGCCGGCACCTGTGCTGGCCCTGGGGCTACTTCGAACCGGGATACGTGCCGGCCGCGCGCGAAGCGGGCTTCGAGGCCCTGTACACCACCGCCCGCGGCCTGGCCCGCAAAGGGAGCGACCCGCTGGCCATCCCCCGCATCGTGGTCAAGGACCGCGGCGCCGACTGGTTCGGCGCCCGCATGCGGCTTTATACCCGCCCCTGGCTGGGCCCGCTTTATCTGCGGC is drawn from Gammaproteobacteria bacterium and contains these coding sequences:
- a CDS encoding aldo/keto reductase; protein product: MELRPLGSTGMQVSVLGLGTVKIGRNEGVKYPSGFELPDDAEVRDLLALARELGINLIDTAPAYGTSEERLGKLLPDTGDWIIVSKVGESFEDGQSSFDFSAAGTRASIERSLRRLGRDYIDAVLVHSDGDDMRIIHEEPVLETLDRLKQEGLIRAYGMSTKTVEGGLWVVEHCDIVMATCNPEYTDELPVLEAAATHHKGVLIKKAFMSGHLHRLEGGDPVETSLRFVFSQPGVSSVVLGTINPEHLKSNACASCIACCFIC
- a CDS encoding cytochrome c oxidase subunit 3; the protein is MSSHSAETVDPGNASLWDYEHHGHDVISTRTLGFWLYMISDAMIFAALFASYGVYVHHTAGGPTARDIVHPLYAFWETLVVFSSVFAYGLAMNSLKHGSQSGVLFWLFVAFALGVVFIGMDTHEFVDLVAQGAVPARSGFLSAYWTIVLTHGVHMVFGLIWMIVMLIQVATDGFKGDIVYRLLNLKLFWHFQAVIWVCVFSFVYLRGAI
- a CDS encoding FAD-dependent oxidoreductase, coding for MTSEAQVDVAIVGGGIAGLWLLARLRHAGFSCVLCEGHALGPGQTVASQGIIHGGTKYSLTGKLSGAAEAIGAMPGIWRAALQGQGEPDLSRATILSEHQYLWTTESLGSKLTGFFAGKAMKARMQPLQRDRHPEPFAERAFHGSLYQLDEPVLDTRTLLSAFSDAYADSLLHIDPNAVRLEIGDDGVRMAVRAPSGEQLSLRARRVILTAGAGNEALARALPAAAAPMQRRPLQMVMVRGELPALYAHCLGVSANPRATITSNRDRAGRQVWYVGGQVAEIGANRTHDEQLHAAHAELAEILPWVDLAHTEWATLRVDRAEGRQPGGHRPDLPVLNWSGPVGVAWPTKLALAPRLAEMVMDGLGLDTPTQAEGLPGLDEWPRPEVAPYPWDVEGRTWS
- a CDS encoding cbb3-type cytochrome c oxidase subunit I gives rise to the protein MLVNLQGPWDPIFGRLGLILQYQYNNPVIFFAFELSLVGGAIALFWLTCAGKWRTLWSDWLTTVDHKKIGVMYIIVGLVMLFRGFFDAVMIRTQQAMAVGASSPGFMGAAHGYLPPYHLDQVFTAHGMIMILLAVTPILVGIMNIVVPLQIGARDMAYPYLNALGLWLTVSAAALVMISLFVGDFSHAGWVGLIPLTELPYSPGVGVDYWIWSIQIGSVGTTLGAVNLIATIIKMRAPGMTWGRVPVFSWTTLATNIIALTSFPVLGVTLALLTFDRYLGTHFFTASLGGDLMMYTNLFWIWGHPEVYFVVLPAFGMISEIVPTFSQKTLFGYVTMVVASMAIAAVSWSVWLHHFFTMGAGPNVNAYFSIATMLVGIPTGVKVFNWLFTMYRGRLRFDTPMLWAIGTIFLLISGGMTGMMLAVPAINYIVHNSVFVIAHFHNMFLLVAYAAFAGVTFWFPKVFGFKLDERLGKRFFWSFTLGSIMVFIPMYILGFMGMTRRLDYISHPAWYPLILAELVGVGFYAVSVFFFLAQVVVSIRNRHDLRVGADAWGTSRSLEWGTHSPVPFYNFAVTPMVHARDEWAWRRENKLDSLKPDHYVDIHMPKNTMVPLILGMLSLVLGFALIWRIWWLAGLSFLAIIVAIVVRSFEKDTGYIIPAAEVAAMEQDYLDRAREVESAGEKVGGGAVGGGVPAASRAPWNKLKGD
- the waaA gene encoding lipid IV(A) 3-deoxy-D-manno-octulosonic acid transferase is translated as MRILYSLLLYLLTPLVIARLYWRGRANPDYHRRIAERFAHYPRLPNVPRIWVHAVSVGEVIASTPLIRRLQSEFPGHRILVTTTTPTGSAQVRRLFHDSVDHCYLPYDLPHVVRRFLRKTRPLIAVIMETELWPNLFAACARRDIPLMIANARLSERSARGYARFASLTRRTLWHISHIAAQGKQDAQRFLELGAPGERVQQTGNIKFDISVPEEQVAQGQALREGLGSRPVWIAASTHAGEDDILLDAHHRVLEKLPDAFLILVPRHPERFDEVAALCREQGLRSMRRSTGAACAPDTQVLVGDTLGELLALYAAADAAFVGGSLIPIGGHNPLEPAALGLPVLTGPHIFNFNEVYARLFQAGAAVHADDTVAIAAWLEDLLTDDDKRRHIGESGRQVVESNRGVTERLLGIIRELLEGPPG
- a CDS encoding COX aromatic rich motif-containing protein, which codes for MTRMLALFPLLLLSGCSDKHYWLFDPKGPIASAELHYMILDVLVMLVVIIPVTALTIWVLWRYRAAAQARHEPGWAHSNVLEFVVWGVPLVIVAILGYYSYVGIHAVNPYGPEVLAKKSVVETTRQGIAPLEVDVISTDWQWLFVYPKLHIASANELVVPTHVPVHFRLTSTTVTNNFFIPQLVGQIYAMPGMRTKQAMIADHTGEYHGLAATLSGPGFSWMDFKVKALNEQQFGQWVAGVKGAKAQLTYAAFDKFAQPTVNTSGKSVYFANVQPGLFKHVIQEVKAGKVYPTPYAFTENMQAPEFTERTN